The following proteins come from a genomic window of Mammaliicoccus sp. Marseille-Q6498:
- the sbcD gene encoding exonuclease subunit SbcD → MKILHTADWHIGKTINGQSLLEDQKHILNKLYEAIKEHDPDVVVISGDLYDLHYPSKDAMVVLEDALSTINLELKKPVVAISGNHDGKERLNYGEKWFEKSGLKIVTGYENMLKPIEFDDINIYVMPYFTPADIRQAYNIKDIQSHQEATAYVVKQIESVLDKDKTNILVGHLFVAGGESSDSERPLSIGTIETVTANTFKSFDAVMLGHLHHPFAIKSDYIFYSGSLMQYSFSEENQAKGYRLFEFEGKAFTQKFIPVEPRRSFHVVNAAYEDVIQEKIEIPHKQDYFHFRLTEMDHVTDPLMKIRDIYPNTLQISRQDYEVASDEINLDVHALSDFEIIQKFYEHVTGEQLEGIKKDKVVQLLEEENNQGVNE, encoded by the coding sequence ATGAAAATTTTACATACTGCAGATTGGCATATTGGTAAAACAATAAATGGTCAATCATTATTAGAAGATCAAAAACATATATTAAATAAATTGTATGAAGCTATAAAAGAACATGATCCTGACGTTGTTGTAATAAGTGGGGATTTATATGATTTACACTATCCTAGTAAAGATGCGATGGTTGTATTAGAAGATGCACTTTCAACAATTAATTTAGAATTGAAGAAACCTGTCGTTGCAATTAGTGGTAACCACGATGGTAAAGAGCGTTTGAATTACGGAGAAAAATGGTTTGAAAAGTCTGGTTTAAAAATTGTTACGGGATATGAGAATATGTTAAAGCCTATAGAATTTGATGACATCAATATATATGTGATGCCATACTTCACGCCAGCAGATATTAGACAAGCATATAATATAAAAGACATACAATCTCATCAAGAAGCAACAGCATACGTTGTAAAACAAATAGAAAGCGTTTTGGATAAAGACAAAACAAATATATTAGTTGGCCATTTGTTTGTAGCTGGTGGCGAGTCCAGTGACTCAGAGAGACCATTATCGATTGGGACGATTGAAACGGTAACGGCAAATACTTTTAAGTCTTTTGATGCTGTTATGCTCGGACATTTACATCATCCATTTGCAATTAAGTCTGATTATATATTTTATTCAGGTTCACTTATGCAGTATTCATTTTCAGAGGAGAACCAAGCAAAAGGATATAGATTATTTGAGTTTGAAGGTAAGGCGTTTACTCAGAAGTTTATCCCTGTTGAACCTAGACGATCATTTCATGTAGTTAATGCTGCTTATGAGGATGTTATTCAAGAAAAAATAGAAATACCACATAAACAAGATTACTTTCATTTTAGATTAACTGAAATGGACCATGTGACAGATCCTTTGATGAAAATTAGAGATATTTATCCGAATACTTTACAAATTTCTAGACAAGATTATGAAGTGGCAAGTGATGAGATTAATTTGGATGTACACGCTTTAAGCGACTTTGAAATTATTCAAAAATTTTATGAACATGTGACAGGTGAACAGCTAGAAGGCATAAAGAAAGATAAAGTCGTTCAATTGCTTGAAGAAGAAAATAATCAAGGAGTTAATGAATAA
- the acnA gene encoding aconitate hydratase AcnA: MSASLKEQSKKSFELNGKTYTFYSLNTLDELGLSNVDKLPYSIRVLLESVLRQFDGRVIKEEHITNLAKWGKTNDANAEVPFKPSRVILQDFTGVPAVVDLASLRKAMDDVGGDVSKINPEVPVDLVIDHSVQVDSYAQTTSLAKNMKLEFERNIERYQFLNWATKSFDNYRAVPPATGIVHQVNLEYLASVVHIREEENELVTYPDTLVGTDSHTTMINGIGVLGWGVGGIEAEAGMLGQPSYFPVPEVIGVKLTNELPQGTTATDLALRVTEELRKKGVVGKFVEFFGPGVEKLPLADRATIANMAPEYGATCGFFPVDEESLSYLRLTGRTEEQVQVVEKYLKENNMFFKAENVEPTYTDVVDLDLSSVEPSLSGPKRPQDLITLSNMKKSFVDSVTAPAGNQGHGFDKSEFDKKVDIELADGTKTSMTTGDIAIAAITSCTNTSNPYVMLGAGLVAKKAIEKGLKVPDYVKTSLAPGSKVVTGYLRDAGLQNYLDELGFNLVGYGCTTCIGNSGPLLLEIEKAIADEDLLVTSVLSGNRNFEGRIHPLVKANYLASPQLVVAYALAGTVNIDLQNDPIGKGSNGEDVYLKDIWPSIEEVKETVLSVVTPELFREEYESVFESNETWNEIETTDQPLYDFDPSSTYIQNPTFFEGLSKEPADLQPLKDLRVMGKFGDSVTTDHISPAGAIGKDTPAGKYLQENGVEIRDFNSYGSRRGNHEVMMRGTFANIRIKNQLAPGTEGGYTTYWPTDEVMPIFDAAMKYQENGVGLCVLAGNDYGMGSSRDWAAKGTNLLGVKTVIAQSYERIHRSNLVMMGVLPLQFQKGDSADSLGLTGRESISVDIHEGVKPRDILKVTATSEDGKVTEFEALARFDSEVEIDYYRHGGILQMVLRNKLA, encoded by the coding sequence ATGAGCGCAAGTTTAAAAGAACAATCTAAAAAGTCTTTTGAATTGAACGGTAAAACTTATACGTTTTATAGCTTGAATACATTAGATGAATTAGGTTTATCTAATGTTGATAAATTACCATACTCTATTCGTGTATTATTAGAATCAGTTTTAAGACAGTTTGATGGACGTGTTATTAAAGAAGAGCACATCACAAATTTAGCTAAATGGGGTAAAACTAATGATGCGAACGCTGAGGTGCCTTTCAAACCTTCACGTGTTATCTTACAAGATTTCACTGGTGTTCCAGCAGTAGTTGATTTAGCTTCATTACGTAAAGCAATGGATGATGTAGGTGGAGACGTTTCTAAAATCAATCCGGAAGTTCCAGTTGATTTAGTAATTGACCACTCAGTGCAAGTTGATAGCTATGCGCAAACAACTTCATTAGCGAAAAATATGAAATTAGAATTCGAACGTAATATTGAACGTTACCAATTTTTAAACTGGGCAACAAAATCATTCGACAATTATCGTGCTGTTCCACCAGCTACTGGTATTGTTCACCAAGTTAACTTGGAATATTTAGCTAGTGTTGTTCATATTAGAGAAGAAGAAAACGAACTTGTTACTTATCCTGATACTTTAGTAGGTACTGACTCACATACAACTATGATCAATGGTATTGGTGTTCTAGGTTGGGGTGTTGGTGGTATCGAAGCTGAAGCTGGTATGTTAGGACAACCTTCATATTTCCCAGTTCCAGAAGTAATCGGAGTTAAATTAACAAATGAATTACCTCAAGGAACAACTGCTACTGACTTAGCATTACGTGTAACTGAAGAATTGCGTAAAAAAGGCGTAGTTGGTAAATTTGTAGAATTCTTCGGTCCTGGTGTTGAAAAATTACCGTTAGCTGATAGAGCTACAATCGCGAACATGGCACCAGAATATGGCGCTACATGTGGTTTCTTCCCAGTTGATGAAGAATCATTAAGCTATTTACGTTTAACTGGTCGTACTGAAGAACAAGTACAAGTAGTTGAAAAATACTTAAAAGAAAATAATATGTTCTTCAAAGCTGAAAATGTAGAGCCAACATATACTGATGTTGTAGATTTAGATTTATCTTCAGTTGAGCCTTCATTATCTGGACCAAAACGTCCACAAGACTTAATTACATTAAGCAATATGAAAAAATCATTCGTTGATTCTGTAACTGCTCCAGCAGGCAACCAAGGTCACGGCTTTGATAAATCAGAATTTGACAAAAAAGTTGACATTGAATTAGCTGACGGTACTAAAACGTCTATGACTACAGGTGACATCGCAATTGCAGCGATAACATCTTGTACAAATACATCAAATCCTTACGTTATGTTAGGTGCAGGTCTTGTAGCTAAAAAAGCTATTGAAAAAGGCTTGAAAGTACCTGATTATGTTAAAACATCATTAGCACCAGGTTCAAAAGTTGTAACAGGATACTTAAGAGATGCTGGTCTACAAAATTATTTAGACGAATTAGGATTTAACTTAGTAGGTTATGGTTGTACTACATGTATTGGTAACTCAGGACCATTATTACTTGAAATTGAAAAAGCAATTGCAGATGAAGATTTACTTGTTACTTCTGTATTGTCTGGTAACCGTAATTTTGAAGGTCGTATTCATCCTCTAGTGAAAGCAAACTATTTAGCTTCACCACAATTAGTAGTTGCTTATGCATTAGCAGGAACGGTTAATATTGACTTACAAAACGATCCTATTGGTAAAGGTTCTAACGGCGAAGATGTTTACTTAAAAGATATCTGGCCATCAATTGAAGAAGTTAAAGAAACAGTTCTTTCAGTTGTTACACCAGAATTATTTAGAGAAGAATATGAATCTGTATTTGAATCTAATGAAACATGGAATGAAATTGAAACAACTGATCAACCATTATATGACTTTGATCCATCATCAACATATATTCAAAACCCAACATTCTTTGAAGGTTTATCTAAAGAACCTGCAGATCTTCAACCTTTAAAAGATTTAAGAGTTATGGGTAAATTTGGAGACTCAGTTACAACTGACCATATTTCACCAGCAGGGGCAATCGGTAAAGATACGCCAGCAGGTAAATATTTACAAGAAAATGGTGTAGAGATTAGAGACTTTAACTCTTATGGTTCTCGTCGTGGTAACCACGAAGTTATGATGAGAGGTACTTTTGCTAATATCAGAATTAAAAACCAATTAGCACCAGGTACAGAAGGCGGATACACAACTTATTGGCCAACAGATGAAGTAATGCCTATCTTTGATGCAGCAATGAAATATCAAGAAAATGGCGTTGGATTATGTGTATTAGCTGGTAATGATTACGGTATGGGTTCTTCACGTGACTGGGCAGCTAAAGGTACTAACTTGTTAGGCGTTAAAACTGTTATTGCTCAAAGTTATGAACGTATTCACCGTTCTAACTTAGTAATGATGGGTGTATTACCTTTACAATTCCAAAAAGGTGATTCAGCAGATAGCTTAGGCTTAACTGGTAGAGAATCAATTTCAGTAGATATTCATGAAGGTGTTAAACCACGTGATATCCTGAAAGTGACTGCTACTAGCGAAGACGGTAAAGTTACTGAATTTGAAGCGCTAGCTCGTTTTGATTCTGAAGTGGAAATTGATTATTATAGACACGGCGGAATTTTACAAATGGTATTAAGAAATAAATTAGCTTAA
- the sbcC gene encoding exonuclease subunit SbcC, with amino-acid sequence MRPLLLNMQYFGPFMNETIDFRNLSKSQLFLICGKTGSGKTMIFDAIVYALYGKTSTEARDEVDLRSHFADPKLPTKVQFEFEIKHNEYQINRTVKYIKEGNKNATNPTVEVYKKVNGEWSLQTSTINTSNEYLKELLHMNVKQFRQILILPQGEFKQFLVSNSTDKRSILRTLFDSDRYETLQERLEEEMKKEMALIEGHYQKITQYMTDLHDFGNNELIDLKELEGHRYQKIIPALDLYKEVGNNKLNDVQKEKTEHEKTVQHKEKQFETEKLLKENFDTLADRRETLAALKKEENEMNELRTHLNYLKSVQSMTYQYNQLKEQQYELTKANESEINLQNKLKSNKVQLDKLEEQLKEITEDQEQIDINRKYIQKTNHIKANIQQYAHAEKELPLLKDKQIKLNVTIEQDKKEMNRLSDQLEQVDSDESIEHEKLNQQESLKLKLQNLEHTQKQFKEKEELEKKRTEISHNLKKLEQEKSNLEKEVIVDNKYDMLNVEAEILKIQKHVHQGEDCPICGSRIDAINGDLDFESLKKDKEHNQAIEKKIQNIYIEITTLNERMNITNDQFEKLQNIRDVQSEVEEVNNQIENLKKEIQKHRDNRQHIQQLQKSIREIEQRTTKNELEQNNIEHKINIYIKDLSYFKQETEHEYIQQFEKQYDQYNLDIELFDKKLNEVNTQIVTYKENEQSLQIKLTSIKERKEMYEKQTNDTTSYLNNEMTKHNITSYSQLDELLKQVSNIKEYEDKINQYDKKYIEIEAVVNELSEKVKNKDMPNISETETQLAESKDILNETMKRHNQLQLKIDQNNHKINEIQNVVSKIENDLQEQAEMIELSKIMNGKNSEKMSLENYVLIYYLNHILDNANHHFLKMTNSRYQLVRKKEKSQGLSGLEIEVFDRFSNRTRHITSLSGGETFQASLSLAIGLSNVVQEEAGAIHLESMFIDEGFGTLDSETLETALDTLVNIQMSGRLVGIISHVSELKTRIPTILNVNKNGFLSTSAFSNN; translated from the coding sequence ATGAGACCTTTATTACTGAATATGCAATATTTTGGACCATTTATGAATGAGACAATTGATTTTAGAAACTTATCAAAATCACAACTTTTTTTAATATGTGGTAAAACAGGTTCAGGTAAAACAATGATATTCGATGCTATCGTTTATGCGTTATATGGTAAGACATCTACTGAAGCAAGAGACGAAGTGGACTTAAGAAGCCATTTTGCAGACCCGAAATTGCCAACAAAAGTTCAATTTGAATTTGAAATAAAGCATAATGAGTATCAAATTAATAGAACGGTGAAATATATTAAAGAAGGCAATAAGAATGCTACAAATCCTACAGTAGAAGTATACAAAAAAGTAAATGGAGAATGGTCATTACAAACGAGTACGATAAATACGAGTAATGAGTATTTGAAAGAACTATTACATATGAACGTGAAGCAGTTTAGACAAATATTGATATTACCTCAAGGGGAATTTAAACAATTTTTAGTTTCTAACAGTACAGATAAGAGAAGCATATTAAGAACATTATTTGATAGTGATCGATATGAGACATTACAAGAACGATTAGAAGAAGAAATGAAGAAAGAAATGGCGTTAATAGAAGGACATTATCAAAAAATAACGCAATATATGACGGATTTACACGACTTTGGAAATAATGAACTGATAGATTTAAAAGAATTAGAAGGACACCGTTATCAAAAAATAATACCTGCTTTAGATTTATATAAAGAAGTAGGTAACAATAAATTAAATGATGTTCAAAAAGAAAAAACAGAACACGAAAAAACGGTTCAACATAAAGAAAAGCAATTTGAAACTGAGAAATTACTTAAAGAAAATTTTGATACTTTAGCAGATAGAAGAGAAACATTAGCTGCATTGAAAAAAGAAGAAAATGAAATGAATGAACTAAGAACACATCTTAATTATTTAAAATCTGTTCAAAGTATGACTTACCAATATAACCAATTGAAAGAACAGCAATATGAATTAACAAAAGCAAACGAATCTGAAATTAATCTACAAAATAAACTTAAAAGTAATAAAGTTCAATTAGATAAGTTAGAAGAACAACTTAAAGAAATAACAGAAGACCAAGAACAAATAGATATAAACCGTAAATATATCCAGAAAACAAATCATATAAAAGCAAACATTCAACAATATGCTCATGCTGAGAAAGAGTTGCCATTACTTAAGGATAAACAAATTAAATTAAATGTAACGATAGAACAAGATAAGAAGGAAATGAACAGATTAAGTGATCAGCTAGAACAAGTAGACTCAGATGAATCAATAGAACATGAGAAGTTAAATCAGCAAGAATCACTAAAGCTTAAATTACAAAACCTAGAACATACACAAAAGCAATTTAAAGAAAAAGAAGAACTAGAAAAAAAGAGAACAGAAATAAGTCATAATCTTAAAAAATTAGAACAAGAAAAATCAAATCTAGAAAAAGAAGTCATAGTAGATAATAAATATGACATGTTGAATGTTGAAGCGGAAATTTTAAAAATTCAAAAGCATGTGCATCAAGGTGAAGATTGTCCGATATGTGGATCACGTATTGATGCTATAAATGGAGACTTAGATTTCGAATCATTAAAGAAAGATAAAGAACACAATCAAGCGATAGAGAAAAAAATACAAAACATATACATTGAGATAACAACGTTAAATGAGCGAATGAACATAACAAATGATCAATTCGAAAAATTACAAAATATACGTGATGTACAAAGTGAAGTAGAAGAAGTTAATAATCAAATAGAAAATTTAAAAAAAGAAATACAAAAACATAGAGATAATAGACAACACATTCAACAATTACAAAAAAGTATTCGTGAAATAGAACAAAGAACGACTAAGAATGAATTAGAGCAAAATAACATTGAGCATAAAATAAATATATATATTAAAGATTTATCATACTTCAAGCAAGAGACGGAACATGAATATATTCAACAATTTGAAAAACAATATGATCAATACAATCTTGATATTGAATTATTCGATAAGAAATTAAACGAAGTAAATACACAAATCGTGACTTACAAAGAAAATGAGCAATCACTTCAAATTAAGTTAACATCTATAAAAGAACGAAAAGAAATGTATGAAAAACAAACAAACGATACAACTTCGTATTTGAATAATGAAATGACCAAACATAATATTACTTCTTATTCACAATTAGATGAATTACTAAAGCAAGTAAGCAATATAAAAGAATATGAAGACAAAATTAATCAATATGATAAAAAATATATAGAAATTGAAGCGGTTGTAAATGAATTAAGTGAAAAAGTTAAAAATAAAGACATGCCTAATATATCTGAAACAGAGACACAGTTAGCAGAGTCAAAAGATATACTGAACGAAACGATGAAACGTCATAATCAATTGCAATTGAAAATTGATCAAAATAATCATAAAATCAATGAAATTCAAAATGTCGTTTCAAAAATTGAAAATGATTTGCAAGAACAAGCTGAAATGATTGAGCTTTCTAAAATTATGAATGGTAAAAATAGTGAGAAGATGTCACTAGAAAATTATGTACTCATTTATTATTTAAATCATATATTAGATAATGCGAATCACCATTTTCTTAAAATGACGAATAGTAGGTATCAGCTAGTACGTAAAAAAGAAAAATCTCAAGGATTAAGTGGTTTAGAAATTGAAGTGTTTGATAGATTCTCAAATAGAACGAGACATATTACGTCTTTATCTGGAGGAGAAACATTCCAAGCTTCATTATCATTGGCGATTGGATTATCTAATGTGGTGCAGGAAGAAGCGGGTGCGATTCATTTAGAATCTATGTTTATTGACGAAGGTTTTGGTACGTTAGACTCTGAAACGTTAGAGACTGCTTTAGATACGTTAGTTAATATACAAATGTCCGGTAGATTAGTTGGTATCATTTCACATGTATCTGAACTCAAAACGAGAATACCGACAATTTTAAACGTAAATAAGAACGGATTTTTAAGTACAAGCGCTTTTTCAAACAATTAA
- the mscL gene encoding large conductance mechanosensitive channel protein MscL has product MSLLKEFKDFALQGNVLDLAIAVVIGAAFNKIVTSLVENVIMPLIGLIFGEVDFAEKWSLMGIKYGLFIQSIIDFIIVAFALFIFIKIANTVMKKSEVEEEIDEQTVLLTEIRDTLREK; this is encoded by the coding sequence ATGTCATTACTTAAAGAGTTTAAAGATTTTGCTTTACAAGGAAATGTTTTAGATTTAGCAATCGCCGTTGTTATTGGTGCTGCCTTTAACAAAATTGTTACTTCTTTAGTTGAAAACGTTATTATGCCATTAATTGGTTTAATTTTCGGAGAAGTAGACTTTGCAGAAAAATGGTCATTAATGGGTATTAAGTATGGTTTATTCATACAATCTATTATCGATTTCATTATCGTAGCATTCGCTTTATTTATCTTCATTAAGATTGCAAATACTGTAATGAAGAAAAGTGAAGTTGAAGAAGAAATTGACGAACAAACTGTATTACTTACAGAAATTCGCGACACATTACGCGAAAAGTAA
- a CDS encoding BCCT family transporter, whose product MSNVPTHPDGKKVSNVFIFSAIVVGIIVALGAIFPTQFGEITSNISAWISKYFGWYYMIITIGMVFFCVFIIFSPIGKLKLGKPHDKPEFNTISWFAMLFSAGMGIGLVFYGAAEPMSHFVSPPNADPETKAAMTESMRSTFLHWGFHAWAIYGVVALALAYAQFRKGEPGLLSKTLRPLLGNKVDGPIGTIIDVLSVFATVVGVAVSLGMGALQINGGLEYLFGVPNNIFIQAIIIVVVTVLFLMSAWSGLSKGIQYLSNLNIVLASLLLIVTLIIGPTILILNMFTSSTGALLDSFLFNSFDVAPLNPQKSDWLNQWTLYYWGWWMSWSPFVGIFIARVSKGRSIREFILGVMLVPTIISFIWFSVFGVTGIEVGKSTPKLFKMSTETQLFGVFNELPMGAILSVLALALICTFFITSADSATFVLGMQTTYGSLEPSSLVKVIWGLAQSLIAFILLLSGGDAGLGALQSAAIISAFPFSFIIIMMIVAFYKDANQERKYLGLSITPNKHRMKEYVDKSKREYEQELKEQRRLERELDN is encoded by the coding sequence ATGTCAAATGTTCCAACACATCCAGATGGTAAAAAGGTTTCAAATGTATTTATATTTAGTGCAATTGTAGTTGGTATAATTGTGGCACTTGGTGCTATTTTCCCAACTCAATTTGGGGAAATAACTTCAAATATTAGTGCATGGATATCGAAATATTTCGGCTGGTATTACATGATTATTACAATTGGGATGGTATTTTTCTGTGTGTTCATCATATTTAGTCCAATTGGTAAACTAAAATTAGGTAAGCCACACGATAAACCAGAATTTAATACGATTTCATGGTTTGCAATGTTGTTTAGTGCAGGTATGGGTATCGGATTAGTATTCTACGGAGCAGCAGAACCAATGTCTCACTTTGTTTCACCGCCAAACGCGGATCCGGAAACAAAAGCAGCAATGACTGAGTCAATGAGATCAACATTCTTACATTGGGGCTTTCATGCATGGGCTATATATGGTGTAGTTGCTTTAGCACTTGCATATGCTCAATTTAGAAAAGGTGAACCAGGTTTATTATCTAAAACATTAAGACCATTATTAGGTAATAAAGTTGATGGACCAATAGGAACAATCATTGATGTGTTATCAGTATTTGCAACTGTAGTAGGGGTTGCAGTTTCATTAGGTATGGGTGCTTTACAGATCAATGGTGGTTTGGAATACTTATTTGGAGTTCCAAATAATATATTTATACAAGCAATTATAATTGTTGTTGTAACTGTATTATTCCTAATGAGTGCTTGGAGTGGATTAAGTAAAGGTATTCAATATTTAAGTAATTTGAATATCGTATTAGCGTCATTGTTATTAATTGTAACGTTAATTATTGGTCCAACTATTTTAATATTAAATATGTTTACTTCATCAACTGGTGCATTATTGGATTCATTCTTATTCAATAGTTTTGATGTAGCACCATTAAATCCTCAAAAGAGTGATTGGTTAAACCAATGGACACTTTATTATTGGGGTTGGTGGATGAGTTGGAGTCCATTCGTTGGGATCTTCATCGCGCGAGTATCTAAAGGACGTTCAATTCGTGAATTTATTTTAGGTGTTATGCTTGTACCAACAATTATCAGTTTCATTTGGTTCAGTGTATTTGGCGTAACTGGTATTGAAGTTGGTAAATCAACTCCTAAACTATTCAAAATGTCTACAGAAACACAATTGTTCGGTGTATTTAATGAATTACCAATGGGAGCTATACTTTCAGTACTAGCATTAGCTTTAATTTGTACATTCTTTATTACATCTGCCGATTCTGCGACATTTGTATTAGGTATGCAAACTACTTATGGTTCATTAGAACCGTCTAGTTTAGTTAAAGTTATTTGGGGATTAGCACAATCATTAATAGCATTTATATTACTATTGTCAGGCGGAGATGCTGGATTAGGCGCGTTACAGTCTGCCGCAATCATATCGGCATTCCCATTTAGTTTCATAATTATAATGATGATTGTCGCTTTCTATAAAGATGCGAACCAAGAACGTAAGTACTTAGGTTTATCAATTACACCAAACAAACATCGTATGAAAGAGTACGTTGATAAATCTAAACGTGAATACGAACAAGAATTAAAAGAGCAAAGACGTTTAGAAAGAGAATTAGATAATTAA
- a CDS encoding iron-sulfur cluster biosynthesis family protein: protein MNLEITDKAIEWFKSELEFDNDQALRIFVRYGGEFQLKQGFSPAFNVEPLSDSEIGFKDEKDGIPFFIDEKDLWYFDGNDLKIDLNEDSEIIYEAKDS from the coding sequence ATGAATTTAGAAATTACTGATAAAGCAATCGAATGGTTCAAAAGTGAATTAGAATTCGATAATGATCAAGCGTTAAGAATTTTTGTGCGCTATGGCGGTGAATTTCAATTAAAACAAGGCTTTTCACCCGCATTTAACGTTGAACCTTTAAGTGATTCCGAAATCGGTTTTAAAGATGAAAAAGACGGTATTCCATTCTTTATTGACGAAAAAGATTTATGGTATTTTGATGGAAATGATTTAAAAATAGACTTAAATGAAGATTCAGAAATTATATATGAAGCGAAAGACTCATAA
- a CDS encoding SCO family protein: MKKGMLLSVIASMVLFTSACSNNAIEPDSQFGNKMQSFNVTDQNGEKFSQKDMKGKVYIADFIFTNCETVCPPMTYNMSTVIDQLEKDGVKDYGVISFSVDPKNDTPKKLRDYIKQYNVPNNKWTLLTNYDFKFIKQYAEDNFKSIVAPPPKGSTQVTHATSFYLIDQNGRIVKSYSGQDAGDKKFPKSEIVADVKTLVEDGPIED; this comes from the coding sequence ATGAAAAAGGGTATGTTACTGAGTGTTATCGCTAGTATGGTTTTGTTTACTAGTGCTTGTAGTAATAATGCAATTGAGCCGGATAGTCAATTTGGCAACAAAATGCAGTCATTTAATGTTACTGATCAAAACGGGGAAAAATTTTCACAAAAAGATATGAAAGGCAAAGTTTATATTGCTGATTTTATTTTTACAAATTGTGAAACGGTATGTCCGCCGATGACATATAACATGAGTACGGTGATTGACCAATTAGAAAAAGATGGTGTGAAAGATTATGGTGTAATCAGTTTTAGTGTGGATCCGAAAAATGACACACCAAAAAAATTACGTGATTACATAAAACAATATAATGTGCCGAATAATAAATGGACATTATTAACAAACTATGACTTTAAATTTATTAAACAGTATGCAGAAGATAATTTTAAATCAATTGTTGCACCACCACCAAAAGGGAGTACTCAAGTTACACACGCAACGAGTTTTTACTTAATTGACCAAAATGGCAGAATTGTAAAGAGTTATAGTGGTCAAGATGCAGGAGATAAAAAGTTTCCTAAATCAGAAATTGTCGCTGATGTAAAAACATTAGTAGAAGATGGGCCTATAGAAGATTAA
- a CDS encoding thioesterase family protein: MIYSETPIDVRYAETDKMGVVYHANYAIWLEVARTDYIYKVGFSYADMEEAGIISPVVDLNIKYKQSITYPEKVTIKTWISHYSPIRTMYSYEVINKDGDVVCTGTTTHVCLKKGTNRPIRLDKSFPDWHNAYLKIKEEDDQGIDRKL; this comes from the coding sequence ATGATTTATAGTGAAACACCGATAGATGTAAGATATGCCGAAACTGATAAAATGGGCGTAGTTTATCATGCTAATTATGCGATTTGGTTAGAGGTAGCACGTACGGATTATATATACAAAGTTGGCTTTAGTTACGCGGATATGGAAGAAGCAGGTATTATATCACCCGTTGTAGATTTGAATATTAAATATAAGCAATCTATTACTTATCCAGAGAAAGTTACCATTAAAACATGGATTTCTCATTATTCTCCGATAAGAACAATGTATTCTTATGAAGTGATTAATAAAGACGGTGATGTAGTTTGTACAGGAACAACAACACATGTTTGCTTGAAAAAAGGTACTAATCGACCAATAAGATTAGATAAAAGTTTCCCAGACTGGCACAATGCTTACTTGAAAATTAAAGAAGAAGACGATCAAGGTATAGACCGAAAATTATAA
- the plsY gene encoding glycerol-3-phosphate 1-O-acyltransferase PlsY, whose amino-acid sequence MTLIVIILSYIVGCFPSGIVIGKLFYGKDIRQFGSGNLGATNTFRVLGKKAGFLVMFLDIFKGFIVVFFPLWFNVDIPSIVVGIFAVIGHVFPIFLKFRGGKAVATSAGAVLGVHPLLLIILALIFIGILFLTKYVSLSSMIAGICCVVGAIIIGDIPFLVVSIAIMIILIVRHRSNIGRIFKGNEPKIKWM is encoded by the coding sequence ATGACATTAATTGTTATTATACTAAGCTACATAGTCGGATGTTTCCCTAGTGGCATTGTGATAGGCAAATTATTTTACGGAAAAGATATAAGACAATTTGGAAGTGGCAATTTAGGCGCCACTAATACATTTAGAGTGTTAGGTAAAAAAGCTGGATTTTTAGTTATGTTTCTTGATATATTCAAAGGCTTCATTGTAGTATTCTTTCCCTTATGGTTTAATGTAGATATTCCTAGTATTGTTGTAGGTATTTTTGCTGTAATTGGACATGTTTTCCCTATCTTCTTAAAGTTTCGTGGAGGAAAAGCAGTTGCTACGAGCGCTGGCGCAGTCCTTGGTGTACACCCATTACTTTTAATTATACTCGCATTGATATTCATTGGAATTTTATTTTTAACAAAATATGTATCTTTATCAAGTATGATAGCGGGTATATGTTGTGTAGTAGGTGCAATCATCATTGGTGATATACCTTTCCTAGTTGTTTCAATTGCAATTATGATTATTCTAATCGTAAGACATAGATCAAATATCGGTAGAATATTCAAAGGAAATGAACCAAAAATCAAATGGATGTAA